A window of the Coffea arabica cultivar ET-39 unplaced genomic scaffold, Coffea Arabica ET-39 HiFi ptg000040l, whole genome shotgun sequence genome harbors these coding sequences:
- the LOC113692461 gene encoding histone-lysine N-methyltransferase ATXR4 → MLRGGSRWASRFKIFLPRLKNDYKTPPFLLTFSSSFTTTAPTAGTGAADNDSSQPGRPSAPPPIQVGFTDSAGRGVFATRRIAAGELIHTAKPIVCHPSLSSLHSVCYFCLRKLLPDQRPLFQSNDVQFCSQECQNQSQVFHEIERRADWSTFNDYCRMHGLKYPLLVKRYACLVISGSSSASSLDILQPASLSSEMISLVEKEFCLLRSTFQDADINTQQLAFLTKQWYTGVLARIRINAFRVELACESYEDLLSSAAASVEAEGAVGNAIYMLPSFYNHDCDPNAHILWPENVDARVKALCDIEAGEELRICYIDASMDYEARQTILSKGFGFQCNCLRCSSHH, encoded by the exons ATGTTACGGGGAGGTAGCCGTTGGGCATCCCGCTTCAAAATCTTCCTCCCCCGTCTGAAAAACGACTACAAAACACCGCCTTTCCTCCTCACCTTCTCCTCTTCCTTCACAACCACCGCTCCCACCGCCGGAACCGGTGCTGCTGACAACGACAGTTCGCAGCCGGGTCGTCCTTCTGCACCCCCTCCTATTCAAGTCGGATTCACCGACTCTGCCGGCAGAGGCGTGTTTGCCACTCGAAGAATCGCTGCCGGTGAGCTCATTCACACCGCCAAGCCCATTGTTTGTCATCCTTCTCTATCTTCTCTCCATAGCGTCTGCTATTTCTGCCTTAGAAAGCTTCTTCCCGATCAACGACCCCTTTTCCAAAGTAACGATGTCCAGTTTTGCAGCCAAGAGTGCCAAAACCAATCGCAG GTTTTTCACGAGATTGAGAGGAGAGCAGATTGGTCAACCTTTAATGACTATTGCCG GATGCATGGTCTTAAATATCCTTTGCTAGTGAAGCGGTATGCTTGCCTTGTCATATCTGGATCTTCATCTGCAAGTAGTCTTGACATTCTTCAGCCAGCTAGTTTATCTTCTGAAATGATTTCTCTG GTGGAAAAGGAATTCTGCTTGCTTAGAAGCACTTTCCAAGATGCAGATATAAACACTCAGCAGCTGGCTT TTCTGACCAAACAATGGTATACTGGTGTATTGGCACGTATACGCATCAATGCTTTTAGAGTTGAATTGGCCTGTGAATCATATGAAGATCTTCTTTCTTCAGCAGCAGCTTCAGTGGAAGCAGAAGGAGCTGTAGGCAATGCCATTTATATGCTTCCATCCTTTTATAATCATGACTGTG ATCCCAATGCCCATATCCTTTGGCCAGAAAATGTGGATGCGCGAGTGAAGGCTCTCTGTGACATTGAAGCAG GGGAAGAGTTGAGGATCTGCTATATCGATGCTAGTATGGATTATGAAGCTCGGCAAACTATCCTCTCTAAAGGATTTGGTTTCCAGTGCAACTGTCTTCGATGCTCCTCCCACCACTAG
- the LOC113691294 gene encoding uncharacterized protein has protein sequence MSRLAPLSEEPVNEEDSKNCSSKAQTWRKWLRAHFSLQLFNRKSDLRLLLSVLGCPLFPLPVHPKHPITEVSSSAQYIIHHFTAATGCRKLEGMVKNIYATGKVAMAMVDHDQLGGGLAASASAANVSDAALQKGCFVMWQMLPNKWLIELAVAGHKVVAGSDGHLAWRHTPWLGVHAAKGGARPLRRSFQGLDPVAISTIFSQAEYMGEKQIFGVDCFVLKLSANHTDLVERSDNTAEMIKHAVFGYFSQRSGLLIYLEDSYLTRIQSPGSLPSYWETTMATKMEDYRSVEGVKIAHSGQSTVIITRFGDNLKFGPSFTRMEETWTIDDIAFNVPGLSMDCFISPKELQKDYPEENLDWISPLHQ, from the exons ATGAGCCGTCTTGCACCGTTATCAGAAGAACCTGTAAATGAAGAAGACTCCAAGAACTGCTCTAGTAAAGCTCAAACGTGGAGAAAATGGTTGAGAGCCCACTTTTCTCTGCAGCTTTTCAACAGGAAATCAGACCTCAGACTCCTCTTAAGTGTTCTTGGATGCCCTCTTTTTCCCCTGCCTGTTCATCCCAAACACCCCATCACTGAA GTGTCCTCATCAGCCCAATACATAATCCATCATTTTACGGCAGCAACTGGCTGCCGAAAGCTAGAAGGGATGGTGAAGAATATTTATGCCACGGGAAAAGTTGCAATGGCAATGGTGGACCATGATCAGCTAGGAGGGGGCTTGGCTGCCTCTGCCTCAGCTGCAAATGTATCCGATGCTGCTTTACAAAAAGGTTGCTTTGTTATGTGGCAAATGCTGCCTAATAAGTGGCTAATTGAGCTAGCTGTTGCGGGTCACAAAGTTGTAGCCGGTAGCGATGGCCATTTGGCCTGGCGCCACACCCCTTGGCTAGGTGTCCACGCTGCTAAGGGTGGCGCCCGTCCTCTTCGCCGATCTTTCCAG GGACTAGACCCTGTGGCTATATCTACCATCTTCTCGCAAGCGGAGTACATGGGAGAAAAGCAAATATTTGGAGTTGATTGCTTTGTGCTAAAACTGTCCGCCAACCATACGGACCTAGTCGAGCGCAGCGATAACACAGCAGAGATGATCAAGCATGCAGTCTTTGGATACTTCAGCCAGAGAAGTGGCTTGCTTATCTATTTAGAGGACTCGTACTTGACCAGAATACAGTCACCTGGCTCACTCCCCTCGTATTGGGAAACCACAATGGCTACCAAAATGGAAGATTATCGGAGCGTCGAGGGAGTTAAGATTGCACATTCAGGTCAATCTACTGTAATCATCACAAGGTTTGGAGACAATCTGAAGTTTGGCCCTTCCTTCACGAGAATGGAAGAAACATGGACCATTGATGATATTGCTTTCAATGTCCCCGGCCTTTCTATGGACTGCTTCATTTCTCCAAAAGAACTGCAGAAAGACTATCCAGAGGAAAACCTTGACTGGATATCACCATTGCATCAATGA
- the LOC140032749 gene encoding fatty acyl-CoA reductase 2, chloroplastic-like: MEASSLSSAFNITSNNTVRLSNNKLGGGCSLKVKKKVNVCCQSGKKAIKSSGSSSLITERSSTLMNADQGAALMETSLSLAPNGSTQTEIEVKDLVPYSHGTSTSLVERPADGIGITNFLGGKTFLVTGATGFLGKVLVEKILRTAPDVHKIYILVKAKNKEVAIERVKNEIIEAELFECLRQTYGKSYQAFMLSKIVPVIGNVCEADLGLDEDTTHMLAKQVDIIVNSAANTTFDERYDVALDINTGGPSRLMSFAKQCHRIQLFLQVSTAYVNGRRQGTVMEKPFSAGESIARESLLFGADCIFLPTLNVEDEIKLVLESKQAIDDSVLAQRMKSLGLERANKFGWQDTYVFTKAMGEMMIDSLRGDIPVVIIRPSVIESTYREPFPGWIEGSRMMDPVLLYYGKGQLSGFLADPNGVLDVVPADMVVNAILAAMAKHGEAGKSGSNIYQIASSVVNPLVFKDLATLLYEHFNSSPCFDSKGKPIRVPKMELFRSMEDFSTHLRRDAISRSGLAASPHPGGKMSGKLESICRKSVEQAEYLANLYEPYTFYGGRFDNSNTHLLMGYMSKEERRKFGFDVENIDWKDYISNIHIPGLRRHVMKGRLGRS; this comes from the exons ATGGAGGCTTCATCTCTGAGTTCCGCCTTCAATATTACATCAAACAATACCGTGAGGTTGTCAAATAATAAGCTCGGCGGAGGTTGCTCGTTGAAGGTGAAAAAGAAAGTGAATGTGTGTTGCCAAAGTGGCAAAAAAGCCATCAAGTCCAGTGGATCGTCGTCGTTGATCACAGAAAGGTCGTCAACTTTGATGAATGCAGATCAAGGGGCAGCTCTCATGGAAACCAGCTTGAGTTTAGCTCCAAATGGTAGCACTCAGACGGAGATTGAGGTGAAGGATTTGGTTCCTTATAGTCATGGAACTTCAACCTCCCTCGTGGAAAGGCCTGCAGATGGAATTGGGATCACCAACTTTCTCGGAGGGAAAACGTTTCTTGTTACTGGAGCTACTGGATTTCTAGGAAAag TTCTTGTAGAAAAGATACTAAGGACAGCACCAGATGTCCACAAGATATACATCTTGGTCAAGGCAAAGAACAAGGAGGTTGCCATCGAGAGAGTGAAAAATGAA ATTATCGAGGCGGAACTTTTCGAGTGTCTCAGGCAAACTTACGGGAAATCCTACCAGGCGTTTATGCTGAGCAAGATAGTTCCCGTAATTGGAAATGTCTGCGAAGCTGATCTTGGGTTAGATGAAGATACAACCCATATGCTGGCCAAACAGGTTGATATAATTGTCAATTCTGCAGCTAATACAACTTTTGATGAAAG GTATGATGTTGCCCTCGACATAAACACTGGCGGACCGAGCCGGTTGATGAGCTTTGCCAAACAATGCCACAGAATTCAGCTCTTCTTGCAAGTGTCCACAG CTTACGTTAATGGGCGGCGACAAGGAACAGTTATGGAGAAGCCGTTTTCTGCTGGTGAGAGTATAGCAAGAGAGAGTCTCCTCTTTGGAGCAGACTGCATATTCCTCCCCACCCTGAATGTTGAAGATGAGATAAAGTTAGTTTTAGAATCAAAACAAGCTATTGATGATAGCGTTTTGGCTCAAAGGATGAAGAGTCTTGGTTTAGAGAG GGCAAACAAATTTGGATGGCAAGACACGTACGTGTTCACAAAAGCTATGGGAGAAATGATGATTGATAGTTTAAGAGGTGACATTCCAGTTGTGATCATTCGACCGAGTGTTATCGAGAGCACTTACAGGGAACCATTTCCAGGATGGATTGAAGGAAGCAG GATGATGGATCCTGTTCTCCTGTACTATGGAAAAGGGCAGCTTTCCGGGTTTCTGGCAGACCCCAATGGTGTCCTTGATGTT GTTCCAGCAGATATGGTCGTTAACGCCATTTTAGCAGCCATGGCAAAGCACGGGGAAGCTGGAAAATCAGGAAGTAATATCTATCAGATTGCTTCATCTGTGGTCAACCCTCTAGTTTTCAAGGACCTTGCAACATTGCTTTACGAGCATTTCAATTCCTCCCCATGCTTTGATTCGAAAGGGAAACCAATTCGTGTCCCGAAAATGGAGCTATTCAGGTCTATGGAAGATTTTTCCACTCACCTTAGGAGAGATGCAATCAGCAGAAGTGGTCTAGCAGCTAGCCCTCACCCAGGTGGAAAGATGTCCGGAAAGCTCGAAAGCATCTGCAGAAAATCAGTGGAGCAAGCAGAATACTTGGCCAATCTGTATGAGCCATACACTTTCTACGGTGGAAG gTTTGACAACAGTAACACGCACTTGTTGATGGGGTATATGtctaaagaagaaagaaggaagttTGGATTTGATGTGGAGAACATAGACTGGAAAGATTACATCTCAAATATCCATATTCCAGGTTTAAGAAGGCATGTCATGAAGGGTAGACTGGGACGCAGCTAA
- the LOC113691767 gene encoding putative germin-like protein 2-1, translating to MAKTCIVFITLMALSFSLLASAFDEQPLQDFCVAKATSPVNVNGKTCKEASSVTVNDFVFAGLHLAGNTTNPAGFSATQVFVAELPGLNTLGISMLRFDFAPWGLNAPHVHPRATEMITVLDGALEVGFITSAPDNKLFVKVLQKGDAFVFPVGLVHYQRNVGYGNAVAIVALNGQNPGLVSVPSTVFGSNPAIPSDALAKSFQIDESTVEVIRSKF from the exons ATGGCGAAAACCTGCATCGTTTTCATCACTCTGATGGCCCTCAGTTTCTCCCTCCTTGCTTCGGCATTTGATGAGCAACCACTGCAAGATTTTTGCGTCGCGAAAGCCACTAGCCCAG TGAATGTGAATGGCAAGACTTGCAAGGAAGCCAGCAGCGTTACCGTAAACGATTTCGTGTTCGCTGGTTTGCACCTCGCCGGCAACACCACAAATCCTGCAGGCTTCAGCGCTACCCAAGTATTTGTTGCTGAGCTGCCAGGGCTGAACACCCTGGGCATCTCCATGCTACGCTTTGATTTTGCGCCATGGGGGCTGAACGCACCTCACGTTCACCCCAGAGCCACTGAAATGATCACTGTTCTTGACGGAGCTCTCGAAGTCGGCTTCATAACTTCAGCTCCTGATAACAAGCTTTTCGTCAAGGTCCTTCAAAAGGGCGACGCCTTCGTCTTTCCTGTGGGACTTGTCCACTACCAGCGAAATGTCGGCTATGGAAATGCTGTCGCCATTGTTGCACTCAACGGCCAAAATCCTGGTCTGGTATCTGTTCCAAGCACCGTCTTCGGATCAAACCCAGCCATCCCTTCTGACGCTCTGGCCAAATCATTCCAGATTGACGAGAGCACTGTGGAAGTGATTCGGTCCAAGTTCTAG